In Lycorma delicatula isolate Av1 chromosome 10, ASM4794821v1, whole genome shotgun sequence, a genomic segment contains:
- the LOC142331702 gene encoding uncharacterized protein LOC142331702, giving the protein MSINIRSFADENRRLDNIITQLFRAQNNFHLRTPFVHLCEDDVYFLCSKVRDIFLNEPSLLELRPPLKVFGDIHGQFLDLLHWFNCIGSPADVTFLFLGDYVDRGRQSVETICLLFAYKIKYPKKMNLLRGNHESAGINKVYGFFDECKRRYSVKLWKTFTDCFNCLPIAAVIDYKIFCCHGGLSPHLEIVEQIKKIERPTDIPESGLLTDILWSDPEGGGFKGWAPSDRGISYVFGADVVRRFLLRNDMDLVCRAHQVVEDGYEFFANQSLVTIFSAPNYCGEFSNSAAILIVDENLVCSFMTVKPYAAKSYKPFNASSYNPTGKSFWPKIEDNMDIDL; this is encoded by the coding sequence ATGTCTATAAACATAAGATCATTTGCGGATGAAAACCGACGTTTGGATAATATTATAACACAATTATTTAGAGCCCAAAACAATTTTCATCTGAGAACACCATTCGTTCATTTATGCGAAGATGATGTATACTTTCTTTGTTCGAAGGTTAgagacatatttttaaatgaacctAGTTTACTGGAGTTAAGACCACCTTTAAAGGTATTTGGAGATATTCACGGTCAGTTTTTAGATCTATTACATTGGTTTAATTGTATCGGTTCCCCGGCcgatgtaacatttttatttttaggtgatTATGTCGATAGAGGAAGACAAAGCGTTGAAACGATCTGTCTATTATtcgcttataaaattaaatatcctaaaaaaatgaatctattaCGTGGTAATCACGAATCTGCCGGGATAAATAAAGTTTACGGGTTTTTTGACGAGTGTAAAAGAAGGTACAGTGTTAAATTATGGAAAACTTTTACGGATTGTTTTAATTGTCTTCCGATAGCTGCCGTTatcgattataaaatattctgttgtcACGGTGGATTAAGCCCGCATTTAGAAATcgttgaacaaattaaaaaaattgaaagaccGACCGATATACCAGAATCCGGTTTATTAACCGATATTCTTTGGTCCGATCCTGAAGGAGGTGGTTTTAAAGGTTGGGCGCCTAGCGATCGCGGTATATCTTATGTATTTGGAGCGGATGTGGTACGtagatttttattaagaaacgATATGGATTTAGTGTGTAGAGCTCATCAAGTTGTCGAAGATGGTTATGAATTTTTTGCTAATCAATCGCTTGTAACTATTTTTTCTGCTCCAAATTATTGTGGTGAATTTTCAAATAGTGCTGCTATACTAATAGTGGATGAAAATTTAGTTTGTTCTTTTATGACTGTTAAACCGTACGCGGCTAAAAGTTACAAGCCTTTTAATGCATCTAGTTATAATCCGACTGGTAAAAGTTTTTGGCCTAAAATTGAAGATAACATGGAtatcgatttataa